Proteins from a genomic interval of Hyalangium ruber:
- a CDS encoding HD domain-containing protein: MFDCERTELWKRTLGEREADAAQDARAWLREQLRRARERAGRFAEQIRKAYPSLKSTGGNRFDALWERMDLILGPQYPLNPAEAFVLGGALIVYDLGHGLAGMPEGEAGLRGTQEWKDALAARIRRETDRAPTPTEMESPSEEYARMATEDALQMLALKQSRLLALRTWKGTDGEDVSLVEEAGLRKHFGELLGELAYSHGWDIAEVGRMLSGRKIEAPAPAPAEWTVDALKVAAALRAADTVLVEERRRRLGRPTLVHDRLLYKPGEPFSRAEAEVFWSCFEALRAIDRELHDVDALLTTSGRPRFLARGVLDADDATRLATHVKTQGWMPVDARVHVSDVPSLIAQIGGAQLYRKDPSVPLRELIQNAADAVRARRALVGLRDNWGTITVRTGRDSDGRWIEVADTGVGMTQRVLTRHLLDFGTSYWMTEDMRRDYPGLSASGFVPAGRFGIGFFSVFMWGERLRVTSRPFQESVTHVLEFDNGLGAHPILRPGEPDEQLADGGTRVRVWLSRERDWEQMLLDRSDQWDHWSDAEERISFTELLGRIAPTLDVTLRLEERPGQASTVIEANDWRTLDATRLLRRIGNTTRGVNTSLMSFLAPMVRPVLDANGQCIGRICIASGAMQRWAGLSVISAGGLRARYSREFTGALLGTTDVATRDDAEPLALREDLARWATEQARLWEKYQLNFEGYELGKRHDIGLAVLSWGGEPGELPVGYRGGNPVTLAQLQEFVAERDEVTLVDGSERSVRKLQELVVIPCHEAGHTAAGRLLVHLPALIGVYIAKAWGLPLEDIVANVQVSEKEWNVVDGRKRRTWVFQRPTTPRIH, from the coding sequence ATGTTCGATTGCGAGCGAACGGAACTTTGGAAGCGGACCCTGGGCGAGCGGGAGGCCGACGCCGCTCAGGACGCGCGGGCCTGGCTGCGTGAGCAGCTGCGGCGCGCTCGGGAGCGGGCGGGGAGATTCGCCGAGCAGATCCGCAAGGCCTACCCGTCCCTGAAGTCCACGGGCGGCAACCGCTTCGATGCGCTGTGGGAGCGGATGGACCTCATCCTCGGGCCCCAGTACCCGCTCAACCCCGCCGAGGCCTTCGTGCTGGGTGGAGCGCTCATCGTCTACGACCTGGGGCACGGCCTGGCGGGCATGCCCGAGGGAGAGGCGGGCCTGAGGGGAACCCAGGAGTGGAAGGACGCGCTGGCCGCGCGCATCCGCCGTGAGACGGACCGGGCTCCCACGCCGACGGAGATGGAGAGTCCCTCCGAGGAGTACGCCCGGATGGCGACGGAGGACGCGCTCCAGATGCTGGCGCTGAAGCAGTCCCGGCTGCTGGCGCTGCGCACGTGGAAGGGGACGGACGGGGAGGACGTGTCCCTCGTGGAGGAGGCGGGGCTGCGCAAGCACTTCGGGGAGCTGCTGGGCGAGCTGGCCTACAGCCACGGGTGGGACATCGCCGAGGTGGGCCGCATGCTGTCGGGGCGGAAGATCGAAGCCCCGGCGCCGGCTCCGGCTGAGTGGACGGTGGACGCGCTGAAGGTGGCCGCGGCGCTGCGGGCGGCGGACACGGTGCTGGTGGAGGAGCGCCGCCGGCGGCTCGGCCGGCCCACGCTGGTGCATGATCGCCTCCTTTATAAGCCGGGGGAGCCCTTCTCCCGGGCCGAGGCGGAGGTGTTCTGGAGCTGCTTCGAGGCGCTGCGGGCCATCGACCGCGAGTTGCATGACGTGGACGCGCTGCTCACCACGAGCGGCCGGCCGCGCTTCCTGGCGCGGGGCGTGCTGGACGCGGACGACGCGACGCGGCTGGCCACGCACGTGAAGACGCAGGGCTGGATGCCGGTGGATGCGCGGGTCCACGTCTCGGACGTGCCGAGCCTCATCGCTCAGATTGGCGGGGCCCAGCTCTACCGCAAGGACCCCTCGGTTCCGCTGCGAGAGCTCATCCAGAACGCGGCGGACGCGGTGCGGGCCCGGCGGGCGCTGGTGGGGCTTCGCGACAACTGGGGCACCATCACCGTGCGCACCGGCCGGGACTCGGACGGGCGGTGGATCGAAGTGGCGGACACGGGCGTGGGCATGACGCAGCGGGTGCTCACGCGCCACCTGCTCGACTTCGGCACGAGCTACTGGATGACGGAGGACATGCGCCGCGACTACCCGGGGCTGTCGGCGAGCGGCTTCGTGCCGGCGGGGCGCTTCGGCATCGGCTTCTTCTCGGTGTTCATGTGGGGAGAGCGGCTGCGGGTCACCTCCCGGCCGTTCCAGGAGTCGGTGACGCACGTGCTGGAGTTCGACAACGGGCTCGGCGCGCACCCCATCCTGCGGCCCGGAGAGCCGGACGAGCAGCTGGCGGACGGGGGCACGCGGGTGCGGGTGTGGCTGTCGCGTGAGCGGGACTGGGAGCAGATGCTGCTGGACCGCAGTGACCAGTGGGACCACTGGTCGGACGCGGAGGAGCGCATCTCGTTCACCGAGCTGCTGGGGCGGATTGCTCCCACGCTGGACGTGACGCTGCGGCTGGAGGAGCGGCCGGGCCAGGCGTCGACGGTCATCGAGGCCAACGACTGGCGGACGCTGGATGCGACGCGGCTGCTGCGCCGCATCGGCAACACCACGCGGGGGGTGAACACCTCGCTGATGTCGTTCCTGGCGCCCATGGTGCGCCCGGTGCTGGACGCCAACGGCCAGTGCATCGGGCGTATTTGCATCGCCTCGGGGGCGATGCAGCGGTGGGCGGGGCTGTCGGTCATCAGCGCGGGAGGGCTGCGGGCCCGGTACTCGCGCGAGTTCACCGGAGCGCTGCTGGGGACCACGGACGTGGCCACGCGAGACGACGCGGAGCCGCTGGCGCTGCGCGAGGACCTGGCCCGGTGGGCCACGGAGCAGGCGCGGCTGTGGGAGAAGTACCAGCTCAACTTCGAGGGCTACGAGCTGGGCAAGCGGCACGACATCGGCCTGGCGGTGCTCTCCTGGGGAGGCGAGCCGGGAGAGCTGCCCGTCGGCTATCGGGGCGGAAACCCTGTCACTCTGGCGCAGCTCCAGGAGTTCGTGGCGGAGCGGGACGAGGTGACGCTGGTGGACGGCTCGGAGCGCTCGGTGCGCAAGCTCCAGGAGCTGGTGGTGATTCCGTGCCACGAGGCGGGTCACACCGCGGCGGGCCGGCTGCTGGTCCACTTGCCGGCGCTGATCGGCGTGTACATCGCCAAGGCGTGGGGCCTGCCGCTCGAGGACATCGTGGCGAACGTGCAGGTGTCCGAGAAGGAGTGGAACGTGGTGGATGGGCGCAAGCGGAGGACCTGGGTCTTCCAGCGTCCGACGACGCCGCGCATCCACTGA